In Ostrea edulis chromosome 6, xbOstEdul1.1, whole genome shotgun sequence, a single window of DNA contains:
- the LOC125657942 gene encoding uncharacterized protein F54H12.2-like, protein MMHRESCACGTDSLELFKVPPTNVTLEDSKWMEYYPISSTLNSDTAPIEFEIKGQGDEYLDLSQSYLQMVCKFTKADGTALTGAGSTPTPVNNILHSLFSEIDVSLNGKVITPGTDTYPYKAYLEKLLSYAPKTLKTQMRACTLWEKDTAGQMEDREYSGLVQPPKEFPVANDKVTINAVLPTPIYPDDSQNMGLRKRHHKINNSKEIVLMDRLHLDLFQQEKCLPNGVDVRLRFNRTRPQFYMMTDAGSSGKVVIQSMVLWVRKVKPTPTIINLINQQLSTQTAKYPLRRVEVKTFTIPTGTQSKITDHLFQGQMPKLILLGFVENAAFNGDDAKNPFNFQNQKIKKLEVSINGDMMETRPLEPNFTADQYLRSYLSLYKGLGKLGQDWAPDITLEEYKNGYTLWCMDFTKDQEAQTDKFHLIQTGNLRVEVQFTDSIATTLNCVVYAVFDNLLEINKQREVSIDY, encoded by the coding sequence ATGATGCACAGAGAATCCTGCGCGTGTGGGACCGACAGTTTGGAACTGTTTAAAGTTCCCCCGACAAACGTCACTTTAGAAGACTCTAAATGGATGGAATATTATCCGATTTCCAGTACGTTAAATTCGGATACGGCtcccattgaatttgaaatcaaaggtcaaggagaTGAATATTTGGATTTATCTCAATCGTATCTCCAGATGGTCTGTAAATTCACCAAGGCAGACGGGACGGCTCTCACGGGAGCGGGTTCTACTCCCACCCCGGtcaataacatcttacattccTTATTCAGTGAAATCGATGTGAGTCTCAATGGCAAAGTCATTACCCCCGGAACGGATACTTATCCGTACAAAGCCTACTTGGAAAAATTACTGTCTTATGCCCCCAAAACTCTGAAAACTCAGATGAGAGCCTGTACCTTGTGGGAAAAAGATACCGCCGGTCAAATGGAAGATCGAGAGTATTCTGGTCTGGTTCAACCTCCAAAGGAATTTCCCGTAGCTAATGATAAAGTCACCATCAATGCAGTGTTACCCACCCCAATATATCCCGACGATTCTCAGAATATGGGGTTGAGAAAACGTCACCACAAAATAAATAACAGTAAGGAAATTGTCTTGATGGACCGTTtacatctggatttgtttcAGCAAGAGAAATGTCTGCCGAACGGAGTAGACGTCCGTCTCCGATTCAATCGTACCAGACCTCAATTCTACATGATGACCGATGCCGGAAGTAGTGGGAAAGTAGTCATTCAAAGTATGGTGTTGTGGGTGAGAAAAGTCAAACCGACTCCAACGATCATCAATCTGATCAATCAACAGCTGAGTACTCAAACAGCTAAATACCCATTGAGAAGAGTGGAAGTGAAAACGTTCACGATCCCCACCGGGACCCAATCGAAAATCACCGATCACCTATTCCAAGGTCAGATGCCCAAACTCATCCTCTTGGGGTTTGTGGAAAACGCCGCCTTTAACGGGGATGATGCTAAAAATCCGTTTAATTTCCAAAATCAGAAAATCAAAAAATTAGAAGTCAGTATCAATGGAGACATGATGGAAACTCGTCCCCTGGAACCGAATTTCACGGCCGATCAGTATCTGAGATCGTATTTAAGTCTGTACAAAGGATTGGGAAAATTAGGGCAAGATTGGGCTCCCGACATTACTCTGGAAGAGTATAAAAACGGTTACACCCTATGGTGTATGGATTTCACCAAAGATCAAGAAGCTCAGacggataaatttcatctcatacagaCGGGGAACCTGAGAGTAGAAGTACAATTTACCGACAGCATAGCGACGACCTTAAACTGCGTGGTGTATGCCGTCTTTGACAATTTGctagaaatcaacaaacaacgaGAAGTCAGCATCGATTACTGA